The region CCTCGGGGGCTGGGGTGTATCCGGTAGGGAAGTCTCGTTGGGACATACTCGAGCTCGACAAGCGCCGAGCGAAGACGATACTCGTCGCATCAATTCTCTGTATCGCCCGTTCAGTTCTGCATGTTTGTCCATTTCGTGTTGTAGTCTTGCCTTCATTTCTTGTAGTTGATGCATGGTATCTCTTTTTTCGTCGCATTCTCTTTTAAAATCCCTCTCGTAAGTTATGAGAGCTTCTTGCATTAACTTATTTTCATCTCGCGATTCATCCAATTCCTTCTGTAAGACCTCACCCGCATTAATAGCTTTGGAAAGGCTCGTACGCAAACCATTCACTTCTCCTTTGAGATTTTTTACCTCCGCGTCACGGTCCCTGATAATTTGTTCGATCTGATTTGTCTGCTCTTGTAGctgttctttttcttgttgcagggcgtttctctcttgtttagcTTGTTCGATTTCCGCCGTCAGCGTATTCACTTTTTCAGCTTCGAGATCGTGTTGGTGTTCAACACGTCTTTGCAAGTCTCGGACCTGTTGGTGTAACCCGGCAGTATCGCTTTCCATTCGCAAACCTTTCTCTTTCCCTATCCGTTTTTCCACATCTTCACCTCCAAGTATTTTGCTATTTTCTTCCAAGTCATCATTGTCGCTTTCTTCGTTAGAACCGTTGCCCTCTTCGTCCCAAACTTGACTCATGACCTCTCGCGCTGCCAGAGATTTCCCGATTACTGACTTTACCTCGCGCACGTAGACCATCTTTTCGCCCTCTGACGATTGCATTGTTCTTTTTAGAGTCTCGTTTTCGGTGACGATGGTTTCGCAAAATACTTGCTTGACGTCCAGCTTTCTCGATAGCTCTGTGACTTCGTGCACCAAACGCACATTTTGATGCTTTAAACCATCTACATTTTCGTCTTGAATATTATGCAATATTTTCTCGAGTTCCTGTATCTTCTGCCTTTTTCCATCTCTATCATCCCTTAATTTCATGATGACGTCGTGTAGATCGCAATTTTCTGTTGCCAAATCGATCGCGTCCCCCGAAGCTCTGGCCGTCATTTGCCGTATGACCCCTTTAAGCCTTGTATTTTCTCGGCTGAGACATTCTAAGATCTTTTTTGACACTCCAGGCGTCACAATGGCTCCCTGAGAAGAATTTCCGTTACTTGCCATCAAACTCAACTGCGCGATTCTATTTTCGGCTCTAGCAAGACTCTCTTCCAGTCGTCGATTTTGGGCCTCTAGAGACGCGACTTCTTGAATGGTGTCGTGTAATTGATTCGCGAGACATACGAGTCCCTTGTTTCGTTCACTCCATTGTTTATGTTGTTCGTATAGATACGCAATTGTCTTGCGTAAAACATCGTTCTCTGATTTTGGGGCGATAATTTCAACAGTGCATTTTTCGTCCATTTTTCGTGAATCCGATGTAATTCTTACCCGAAGGCTTCTTGAAACTTGATTGAGGTCGAGAGATCGCACTGCTGTTTTTATACAGTCTTGCTTAGTTTTACGGGACATTCCCTTTTTGAGTTTTTATTCCCAGTTTTTGGGGAACGTTCTGAGTCATCGGTTACGCACACAAGTGTTTTTTCCTATTTGAGGATGTGATCTCGTTGATATGATGTCAAATGCTGACGTTTAATTTTCTCCCTTCTTCCGTTGTCTTATTTTTAACCAAAAGATATCCCCGTGGTATGATGTCATCACACGGCAGTGATAATCCTTTTGCCCTTCTTCCgctgttttgattttttttagggTTCGTTGACATGACGTCAAAGGATCGCGACTATATTTGCCTTCTTTCTAGATTTAAACGCAAAAGCGACGGTGAAACATCTCAGAAAGAGTAAGGATGGAAGCTTTCGTCTTCCCTTCAGAGTTTACCTCTATCTTGTAAACAGTACATTTTTACATAGTATAGCCCGATTCGAAGTGCGCTACGTGTCTTGAAATTCTATATGTCAAGTATGGGTTATTTCGAGAAGGGATCTTGAGTGCGAGCACAGTCTTTTCACTGCCTTCTGTTGTGTGCACTTTCAAATGGAGAGGGGCAACCCTAGAGGATACAAACAAACATAAAAATCACGAGTTACAAGCTCCGCCTACGATCGTCACGCGTGACACTGATAATAGATTTACTGAACATTTTAGAGGGGGtagacaaaggaaaaatagaGACGGGGGTAATGGATCCAAGGGTTTGTTACCACGGCAACAAAGACTCACCCACACGTGTCACGCGTGACATCTATGGGTTATCGAGGGGTGGGGTGCGACAGCATGAACTTTGACAAGTGACGGtgtttgtgtattttttttgttatgggTCAAGGGGTAAAAAGACACAAATTTCTCAACCAATAATAACCCTGGAATGTATCACGTGTTCTCGaaatattattacaaaaatgCGCTATCCACCAATAGGAGGCGTAATAATTTTGGAAAAGATCAAGCTaagggtaataataataataataataataataataataataatgatagagcgtttttcaattgaatgtcgaaagtaattagcgaattgctttggttttgcattacttcactcagtgataggttcaaagttctcacgctactttttcaaccaatcagaagtgaaacaaaaaccaatcatggctcgtgagtgcacattttctcgcgctttctGCCGGCTACGTCTAATtccttcgagttttgattgcttTACTTGATTGTCTCCgtactttttgattggccaaagtaattggTTTGGTTATGGTCTTACGACCTTCGATTGCAATTAAAGAATACACGGGTTTTATCGTAAAGAAAAGCGGAAAGTAAGCTTATGCtgaaataatcataatcataatcataataatcattatcatAATACAGACAGTCTTGTATGGCCCATTTCCACAGCTCAATGTCACAGTGTCTTGCAAACATTTTATCATTAAAGAAACTG is a window of Montipora capricornis isolate CH-2021 chromosome 13, ASM3666992v2, whole genome shotgun sequence DNA encoding:
- the LOC138030908 gene encoding hyaluronan mediated motility receptor-like → MDEKCTVEIIAPKSENDVLRKTIAYLYEQHKQWSERNKGLVCLANQLHDTIQEVASLEAQNRRLEESLARAENRIAQLSLMASNGNSSQGAIVTPGVSKKILECLSRENTRLKGVIRQMTARASGDAIDLATENCDLHDVIMKLRDDRDGKRQKIQELEKILHNIQDENVDGLKHQNVRLVHEVTELSRKLDVKQVFCETIVTENETLKRTMQSSEGEKMVYVREVKSVIGKSLAAREVMSQVWDEEGNGSNEESDNDDLEENSKILGGEDVEKRIGKEKGLRMESDTAGLHQQVRDLQRRVEHQHDLEAEKVNTLTAEIEQAKQERNALQQEKEQLQEQTNQIEQIIRDRDAEVKNLKGEVNGLRTSLSKAINAGEVLQKELDESRDENKLMQEALITYERDFKRECDEKRDTMHQLQEMKARLQHEMDKHAELNGRYRELMRRVSSSLGACRARVCPNETSLPDTPQPPRRSVRPVNELKCPVCHRMFPHYLLEDHMRDCSDE